In Eschrichtius robustus isolate mEscRob2 chromosome 11, mEscRob2.pri, whole genome shotgun sequence, the following proteins share a genomic window:
- the LDHA gene encoding L-lactate dehydrogenase A chain, whose amino-acid sequence MATLKDQLIQNLLKEEHAPQNKITVVGVGAVGMACAISVLMKDLADEIALVDVIEDKLKGEMMDLQHGSLFLKTPKIVSGKDYNVTANSRLVIITAGARQQEGESRLNLVQRNVNIFKFIIPNVVKYSPNCKLLVVSNPVDILTYVAWKISGFPKNRVIGSGCNLDSARFRYLMGERLGVHPLSCHGWILGEHGDSSVPVWSGMNVAGVSLKNLHPELGTDADKEQWKAVHKQVVDSAYEVIKLKGYTSWAIGLSVADLAESIMKNLRRVHPISTMIKGFYGIKEDVFLSVPCILGQNGISDVVKVTLTPEEQACLKKSADTLWGIQKELQF is encoded by the exons ATGGCAACTCTCAAGGATCAGCTGATTCAGAATCTTCTTAAGGAAGAACATGCCCCCCAGAATAAGATTACAGTGGTTGGTGTTGGTGCTGTTGGCATGGCCTGTGCCATCAGTGTCTTAATGAAG gaCTTGGCAGATGAAATTGCTCTTGTTGATGTCATAGAAGACAAACTGAAGGGAGAGATGATGGATCTCCAACATGGcagccttttccttaaaacaccaaaAATCGTCTCTGGCAAAG ACTATAATGTGACAGCAAACTCCAGGCTGGTTATTATCACAGCTGGAGCACGTCAGCAAGAGGGAGAAAGCCGTCTTAATTTGGTCCAGCGTAATGTGAACATCTTTAAATTCATCATTCCTAATGTTGTAAAATACAGCCCAAACTGCAAGTTGCTTGTTGTTTCCAATCCAG TGGATATCTTGACCTATGTGGCTTGGAAGATAAGCGGCTTTCCCAAAAACCGTGTTATTGGAAGCGGTTGCAATTTGGATTCAGCCCGGTTCCGTTACCTCATGGGGGAAAGGCTGGGAGTTCACCCATTAAGCTGTCATGGATGGATCCTTGGGGAGCATGGAGACTCTAGTG TGCCTGTATGGAGTGGAATGAATGTTGCTGGTGTCTCCCTGAAGAATCTGCACCCTGAATTAGGCACTGATGCAGATAAGGAACAGTGGAAAGCAGTTCACAAACAGGTGGTTGACAG TGCTTATGAGGTGATCAAACTGAAAGGCTACACATCCTGGGCCATTGGACTATCTGTGGCAGATTTGGCAGAAAGTATAATGAAGAACCTTAGGCGGGTGCATCCGATTTCCACCATGATTAAG GGTTTCTATGGAATAAAAGAGGATGTCTTCCTTAGTGTTCCTTGCATCTTGGGACAGAATGGAATCTCAGATGTTGTGAAAGTGACTCTGACTCCTGAGGAACAGGCCTGTTTGAAGAAGAGTGCAGATACACTTTGGGGGATCCAGAAAGAGCTGCAGTTTTAA